In Rhodanobacter denitrificans, the sequence ACCCGGTCGGCGCGGCGCAGTCGAACTACTTCCGCTTCCGGCTCAGCCCGCAGGTGATCCTCGCCGCGGGCATGCGGGTGAAGCAGCCGGGCGAGGAGATGCGCGGCGAGCCGGTGGAGCTGGTCGTGCGGCACGACCTGGCACCGGAGAAATCGCCGTACCAGCGCCTGCTCGGCGACGCGATACGCGGCGACAACGCGCTGTTCACCAGCGACGAATGCGTGGAGGCGGCGTGGGCGGTGGTCGACCGCGTGCTCGCCCACGAAGGCGCGGTGGAGCTCTACGAGCCGGGCAGCTGGGGTCCGGCCGCGGCGGCGCACCTGGTCGGCGGCGACGAGGGCTGGCACGACCCGCGGGCGGAGGAGAACCGGCCATGCTGAGCCACCCTGCCGCCGAAGCCGCTGCGGTGGTGTTCCTGCTCGACGTGGACAACACCCTGCTCGACAACGACCGCTTCGGCGCCGACCTCGGCGCCACGCTGGAGGCGGCGTTCGGCGCCGCTGCGCGCGAGCGCTACTGGGCGATCTACGAGGAGCTGCGCCAGCAGTCCGGCTTTGCCGATTACCTGGGCGCGCTGCAGCGCTTCCGCACCGGCCTGGACAACGACCCGTCGCTGCTGCAGATGTCGTCCTACCTGCTGGACTACCCGTTTGCCGAACGGCTGTATCCGCACGCGCTGGAAACCGTGGCGCACCTGCGCACGCTGGGTCCCACCGCAATCCTGTCCGACGGCGACGTGGTGTTCCAGCCGCACAAGATCCAGCGCGCCGGGCTGTGGGCCGCGCTACGCGGCGAGGTGCTGGTCTACGTGCACAAGCAGCAGATGCTGGT encodes:
- a CDS encoding HAD family hydrolase; this translates as MLSHPAAEAAAVVFLLDVDNTLLDNDRFGADLGATLEAAFGAAARERYWAIYEELRQQSGFADYLGALQRFRTGLDNDPSLLQMSSYLLDYPFAERLYPHALETVAHLRTLGPTAILSDGDVVFQPHKIQRAGLWAALRGEVLVYVHKQQMLVAMQQRYPAAHYVMVDDKPQVLAAMKQRLGRKLTTVFVRQGHYAAAGAGEAVTPAPDLTLACIGDLRRRKLEDFLPSAPAISLPAD